In Paractinoplanes brasiliensis, the following proteins share a genomic window:
- a CDS encoding FAD-dependent monooxygenase, translating into MISAEPTSSTSTTPKRTVLISGASVAGPALAFWLNRCGYAVTVVEKAGTVRSGGYPIDVRGTALEVVRRMGLLDRLQEAHIDVRRLTFLDGDGSEVVSLHPHAVTGGVGGRDLEVRRGDLTDALYAAVRDDVEFLFGDSIDTLDDHAHGVDVTFRGRGRRTFDVVVGADGVHSHTRQLVLGPEQQFHRYLGYCFAVFTMPNTFGLRDETVMWNSPGRAAALYAAGDGDVHAFLNFARTEPPFEAFSDPNIQRKLLTSVFAEAGWEVPGMLAAMHKADDLFFDGVSQIHLPRWSSGRVALLGDAAYAPSFLTGQGTSLALVGAYMLAASLADRDHAAGFAAYERDTRDFVTANQGLAGRGGATLFPTTDEELQQRNNRLRSLSVMPPAGGRPAHSALTLPKAMP; encoded by the coding sequence TTGATTTCTGCTGAGCCGACCAGCAGCACCAGCACCACGCCGAAACGCACGGTGCTGATATCCGGAGCCAGCGTCGCGGGGCCCGCCCTCGCGTTCTGGCTGAACCGTTGCGGGTACGCGGTCACGGTGGTGGAGAAGGCGGGCACGGTCCGCAGCGGTGGTTATCCCATCGACGTCCGCGGCACCGCGCTGGAGGTCGTCCGCCGGATGGGCCTCCTCGATCGCCTGCAGGAGGCGCACATCGACGTGCGCCGGTTGACCTTCCTGGACGGCGACGGCAGCGAGGTGGTCTCGCTGCACCCGCATGCCGTCACCGGCGGTGTCGGGGGACGAGATCTGGAGGTGCGGCGGGGAGATCTCACCGACGCCCTCTACGCCGCGGTCCGGGACGATGTGGAGTTCCTGTTCGGCGACTCCATCGACACCCTCGACGACCACGCCCACGGCGTCGACGTCACCTTCCGCGGACGCGGCCGGCGAACCTTCGACGTCGTGGTCGGGGCCGACGGTGTGCACTCACACACCCGGCAGTTGGTCCTCGGCCCCGAACAACAGTTCCACCGCTACCTCGGCTACTGCTTCGCCGTGTTCACCATGCCCAACACCTTCGGGCTCCGCGACGAGACTGTGATGTGGAACAGCCCCGGCCGGGCCGCCGCGCTCTACGCCGCCGGCGACGGCGACGTGCACGCCTTCCTGAACTTCGCCCGGACGGAACCACCGTTCGAGGCCTTCTCCGACCCGAACATCCAGCGGAAGCTGCTCACCTCGGTCTTCGCCGAGGCCGGATGGGAGGTCCCCGGCATGCTGGCCGCCATGCACAAGGCCGACGACTTGTTCTTCGACGGGGTCAGCCAGATCCACCTGCCCCGCTGGTCCAGCGGCCGGGTGGCCTTGCTGGGCGATGCGGCGTACGCGCCCTCGTTCCTCACCGGGCAGGGCACCAGCCTCGCGCTCGTGGGCGCCTACATGCTCGCCGCTTCCCTGGCCGACCGGGATCACGCCGCCGGCTTCGCCGCCTACGAGCGCGACACCCGTGACTTCGTAACGGCGAACCAAGGGCTGGCCGGCCGGGGCGGCGCCACCCTCTTCCCGACCACCGACGAGGAACTGCAGCAGCGCAACAACCGACTGCGCAGTCTCAGCGTCATGCCCCCCGCGGGCGGACGACCGGCGCATTCGGCGCTCACGCTGCCCAAGGCCATGCCCTGA
- a CDS encoding YoaK family protein, translating to MRRLVTPVGLMLALTFATGIVDAVGYLSLDKVFAGNMTGNVVILGMAATGTTDLPVLGPVLALVFFLVGAAVAGRVLRLAGPGWSRRCTGLLSVVGVVLAGTALGLALLGAGTPAARATMALLLALAMGVQAATARHLAVKDVTTVVVTSTLTSLAADSRLGGGRGQPALRRGAAVTLIALGAVAGAALSQLHEGLAVAAAALVALAVTVLGHASAGHPAGTTGPAVPGLAAITADIPRKKAGRP from the coding sequence ATGAGACGGCTCGTCACGCCGGTGGGCCTGATGCTCGCCCTCACCTTCGCCACCGGCATCGTCGACGCGGTCGGATACCTGAGCCTGGACAAGGTGTTCGCCGGCAACATGACCGGCAACGTGGTCATCCTCGGCATGGCAGCCACCGGCACGACGGATCTGCCCGTGCTCGGACCGGTCCTGGCGCTGGTGTTCTTCCTGGTCGGCGCTGCCGTGGCCGGGCGCGTGCTGCGCCTCGCCGGCCCCGGCTGGAGCCGCCGATGCACGGGCCTGCTCAGTGTCGTGGGAGTGGTTCTGGCCGGCACGGCGCTCGGCCTGGCCTTGCTCGGGGCGGGCACCCCGGCCGCCCGCGCGACGATGGCGTTGTTGCTGGCACTGGCCATGGGCGTACAGGCGGCGACAGCACGCCACCTGGCCGTCAAGGACGTCACCACCGTGGTTGTCACGTCCACGCTGACCAGCCTCGCGGCGGACTCGCGGCTGGGCGGCGGCCGCGGCCAACCGGCACTGCGCCGAGGCGCCGCCGTCACTCTCATCGCCCTCGGAGCGGTCGCCGGCGCGGCGCTGAGCCAGCTGCACGAAGGCCTCGCGGTCGCCGCCGCAGCGCTGGTCGCGCTGGCGGTGACCGTCCTCGGCCACGCCTCCGCCGGCCACCCGGCCGGCACGACCGGGCCGGCTGTCCCGGGCCTCGCCGCGATCACGGCCGACATCCCTCGAAAGAAGGCAGGACGTCCATGA
- a CDS encoding gamma-glutamyltransferase family protein, translated as MADKTRPTLRGSFGMCASTHWLASATAQSVLERGGNAFDAATAGAFVLHVAEPHLNGPGGDLVAVFATAAGTSPLVLAGQGHAPRAATIEHFRAEGLDHVPGAGALAAAVPGAVDSWLWLLAEFGTWELTDILAYAIDYAERGVPVVPPLARVLATVEDLFRTHWPTSYALWMPEGRVPQPHDTVVNPVYARTLRRLCAEGAGGTRTARIDAARRAWRTGFVATAVAEFAATPHRHSSGTDHAGVLSAADFADFTPSVEPPVTAEFRGVTVAKAGLWSQGPVLLQALTILDHFDDAQIDPSTAGGVHTIIEALKLAMADREAYYGHRDPADAEAVAHRLLSSRYSKERAGLIGPGASTAFRPGDIGITPYAPPLIARQPSVRAEGVGEPTVQQTGETRGDTCHIDIVDRWGNIISATPSGGWLQSSPAVPELGFALGTRLQMTWLDPAAPTRLAPGRRPRTTLSPTLLLRDGSPVAALGTPGGDQQDQWQLLYLVRTLALGMDPQEAIDAPAFHTTAMPSSFWPRTWTPGGLVIEERAGRAVIDALRDRGHDVTVSGPWSLGRLSVVTRDPHSGLLQAAANPRGAQGYAAGR; from the coding sequence ATGGCCGACAAGACCCGGCCCACGCTGAGGGGATCGTTCGGCATGTGCGCGTCGACGCACTGGCTGGCCTCCGCCACGGCCCAGTCCGTGCTGGAGCGGGGCGGCAATGCGTTCGACGCGGCGACCGCCGGCGCCTTCGTGCTGCACGTGGCCGAACCCCATCTCAACGGGCCGGGCGGCGATCTCGTCGCCGTCTTCGCAACGGCGGCGGGAACGTCCCCGCTGGTGCTGGCCGGACAGGGCCACGCTCCGCGGGCAGCGACGATAGAGCACTTCCGGGCCGAAGGACTCGACCATGTCCCGGGCGCGGGCGCCCTGGCCGCCGCAGTCCCGGGCGCCGTCGACTCCTGGCTGTGGCTGCTCGCCGAGTTCGGTACCTGGGAGCTCACCGACATCCTGGCCTACGCGATCGACTACGCGGAGCGTGGAGTTCCGGTCGTACCCCCATTGGCACGCGTCCTGGCCACGGTCGAGGATCTTTTCCGGACGCACTGGCCGACGTCGTACGCGCTGTGGATGCCCGAAGGGCGAGTCCCGCAACCGCACGATACTGTCGTCAACCCGGTCTACGCACGGACCCTGCGCCGGCTTTGCGCAGAGGGCGCCGGCGGCACCCGGACTGCCCGCATCGACGCCGCCCGGCGCGCCTGGCGAACCGGCTTCGTGGCCACCGCCGTGGCCGAGTTCGCGGCGACGCCACATCGGCACTCCTCGGGCACCGACCACGCCGGCGTGCTCAGCGCCGCCGACTTCGCCGACTTCACGCCGTCGGTCGAGCCCCCGGTCACCGCGGAGTTCCGGGGTGTCACGGTGGCGAAGGCGGGTCTGTGGTCCCAGGGTCCCGTGCTGCTGCAGGCCCTCACCATTCTCGACCACTTCGACGACGCACAGATCGATCCGTCGACCGCCGGAGGAGTCCACACGATCATCGAGGCTTTGAAGCTGGCGATGGCCGACCGGGAGGCGTACTACGGGCATCGGGATCCGGCGGACGCGGAGGCCGTGGCGCACCGGCTGCTGTCCTCCCGGTACAGCAAGGAGCGCGCCGGCCTGATCGGCCCGGGTGCATCGACCGCGTTCCGGCCCGGTGACATCGGCATCACACCGTACGCTCCGCCGTTGATCGCCCGGCAGCCCTCGGTCCGGGCCGAGGGCGTGGGCGAACCGACCGTGCAGCAGACCGGCGAGACCCGCGGCGACACCTGTCACATCGACATCGTCGACCGCTGGGGCAACATCATCTCCGCCACGCCGTCGGGCGGGTGGCTGCAGTCCTCCCCGGCGGTGCCGGAACTCGGTTTCGCACTCGGCACGCGGCTCCAGATGACATGGCTGGACCCGGCCGCCCCGACGCGCCTGGCCCCGGGTCGGCGGCCGCGGACGACCCTGTCGCCGACGCTGCTGCTGCGCGACGGCAGTCCCGTCGCCGCGCTCGGCACACCGGGCGGCGACCAGCAGGACCAATGGCAACTGCTCTACCTCGTACGCACCCTCGCCCTGGGGATGGACCCGCAGGAGGCGATCGACGCGCCCGCGTTCCACACCACCGCGATGCCGAGCTCGTTCTGGCCGCGGACCTGGACACCGGGCGGGCTGGTGATCGAGGAGCGAGCGGGCCGAGCGGTCATCGACGCACTGCGCGACCGCGGCCACGACGTGACCGTCTCCGGACCGTGGAGCCTCGGCCGGCTGTCCGTGGTCACCCGCGATCCGCACAGCGGCCTCCTGCAGGCGGCGGCGAACCCACGCGGCGCCCAGGGTTACGCGGCGGGCCGATGA
- a CDS encoding hemerythrin domain-containing protein, translated as MRTVGTLHESAIMHNEKMADSRDMIGAHDAIRREFGALAALARGVAAGDARATATIADHIALMIDFLHAHHTSEDIHVWPKLQQRCPAAAEPIVARMAGQHQFIDTELKALSETTRRWRATAHASDRDAVADIAERVVPPLQEHLAQEEGEVLPLVDAYLTDREWKAMIAASLGKVPMSKRPMMMGMAVYQAREEQIELLRTSVPAIAWHVFRPLGERAYHRYRQRLASASNHS; from the coding sequence ATGAGAACTGTAGGCACGCTCCACGAGAGTGCGATCATGCACAACGAGAAGATGGCCGACAGCCGAGACATGATCGGCGCGCACGATGCCATCCGGCGTGAGTTCGGCGCACTCGCCGCCCTCGCCCGCGGCGTGGCGGCGGGCGACGCACGCGCGACAGCCACGATCGCCGACCACATCGCACTGATGATCGACTTCCTGCACGCCCACCACACCAGCGAAGACATCCACGTGTGGCCGAAACTGCAGCAACGCTGTCCCGCGGCGGCCGAGCCGATCGTGGCGAGAATGGCAGGCCAGCACCAGTTCATCGACACCGAACTCAAGGCGCTGTCCGAAACCACCCGCCGCTGGCGTGCCACCGCCCACGCATCCGACCGGGACGCCGTCGCTGACATCGCCGAGCGCGTCGTGCCACCGCTACAAGAACACCTCGCGCAAGAAGAAGGCGAAGTCCTGCCCCTCGTCGACGCCTATCTGACCGACCGCGAATGGAAGGCCATGATCGCCGCTTCACTGGGCAAGGTGCCCATGTCGAAGAGACCCATGATGATGGGCATGGCCGTCTACCAGGCCCGGGAGGAGCAGATCGAACTCCTGCGCACTTCCGTCCCGGCCATCGCCTGGCACGTGTTCAGACCGCTCGGCGAGCGCGCATATCACAGGTATCGCCAACGACTGGCCTCAGCATCGAACCACTCTTGA
- a CDS encoding MFS transporter, with protein sequence MTAPAAPPIRTVGNSAVAAVGILAGALGTLESVVSPTLPLLQRELGIDPAQGALLSIAMLITGALTAPIAGVLGDRHGGKRVMIWLMVVVTAGGLVSSLAPNLPVLLAGQALEGAMVGAMPLSFILMRKLLPADRSPVAIGVVSGFFVGGGMLGTLIAGPIAEGLSRRWMFAIPTMAIVAATVLVHRLLPGDQPSRTDARIDWPGMLLLSGIVLTFMAGLATAPDMGSQPLLLIGVVVLLAIFVTGWVAVERRTATPMFDLRLLARPAIWRSYVVTFATCVGAALSIYLVTQLFAVSGDGYGFGASPTDIGRYLLPAAAMAAISGPLGGLGVRRFGSTAVVAAGIVLMTAGLIGMALVHTEVWHLVVGKALISLANGACITALVIKTATSVDQGNTGTATSMVLVIRVLGFATGAQIGGAVLTAGTPAGSDIPAESAYVTALVIAGVVTTLSLLALRTMSKGARN encoded by the coding sequence ATGACCGCACCCGCGGCTCCTCCGATTCGCACCGTCGGCAACTCCGCCGTCGCTGCCGTAGGTATCCTGGCCGGCGCCCTCGGCACGCTCGAATCGGTGGTGTCACCGACGCTCCCGCTGTTGCAGCGCGAGCTCGGGATCGACCCCGCCCAGGGCGCACTGCTGAGCATCGCGATGCTCATCACCGGCGCCCTCACCGCGCCCATCGCCGGCGTCCTCGGCGACCGCCACGGCGGGAAACGGGTGATGATCTGGCTGATGGTGGTGGTGACGGCCGGCGGCCTGGTGTCCTCACTCGCGCCGAACCTCCCGGTGCTGCTGGCCGGACAGGCCCTGGAGGGCGCGATGGTGGGCGCGATGCCGCTCTCCTTCATCCTGATGCGCAAGCTCCTCCCGGCCGACCGGTCCCCGGTGGCCATCGGCGTGGTCAGCGGATTCTTCGTCGGCGGCGGCATGCTGGGGACGCTGATCGCCGGTCCCATCGCCGAAGGGCTGTCGCGGCGCTGGATGTTCGCGATCCCGACCATGGCGATCGTCGCGGCGACCGTACTCGTCCACCGGCTGTTGCCGGGCGATCAACCGAGCCGGACCGACGCCAGGATCGACTGGCCCGGCATGCTGCTGCTGAGCGGCATCGTGCTGACCTTCATGGCCGGGCTCGCGACGGCGCCCGACATGGGCTCCCAGCCCCTCCTGCTCATCGGCGTCGTCGTGCTCCTGGCCATCTTCGTGACCGGCTGGGTTGCCGTCGAACGCCGCACGGCCACGCCGATGTTCGACCTGCGCCTGCTGGCCCGGCCGGCGATCTGGCGCTCCTATGTGGTCACCTTCGCCACCTGCGTCGGCGCCGCGCTGTCGATCTACCTGGTTACGCAGCTGTTCGCGGTGTCCGGCGACGGGTACGGCTTCGGAGCCAGTCCCACCGACATCGGGCGCTACCTGTTGCCCGCCGCCGCGATGGCGGCGATCAGCGGACCCCTGGGCGGGCTCGGGGTGCGGCGCTTCGGCTCGACCGCCGTGGTCGCCGCCGGCATCGTGCTCATGACAGCCGGCCTGATCGGCATGGCTCTCGTCCACACCGAGGTCTGGCATCTGGTCGTCGGCAAGGCGCTGATCAGCCTGGCCAACGGCGCCTGCATCACGGCGCTGGTCATCAAGACCGCCACCTCGGTCGACCAGGGCAACACCGGCACCGCCACCAGCATGGTCCTGGTCATCCGGGTGCTCGGCTTCGCCACCGGCGCACAGATCGGCGGCGCCGTCCTCACCGCCGGGACTCCGGCCGGGTCTGACATCCCGGCCGAGTCGGCTTACGTCACCGCCCTGGTCATCGCCGGCGTCGTGACGACACTGTCCCTGCTAGCCCTCCGTACCATGAGCAAAGGAGCCAGAAATTGA